The following proteins come from a genomic window of Nitratidesulfovibrio sp.:
- the crcB gene encoding fluoride efflux transporter CrcB: MQKIVLLGLAGALGSLARYGLAGLVQRATPGSFPLGTFIVNVLGCLAFGFVWGVCENRISLHPDVRVVLLTGFMGAFTTFSTFTFESLGLMETGQWMAFALYAGGQLLLGLAMVWLGLGTGRLV, encoded by the coding sequence GTGCAGAAAATCGTCTTGCTGGGCCTTGCGGGCGCCCTGGGCAGCCTGGCCCGCTACGGCCTCGCCGGGCTGGTACAGCGCGCCACACCCGGTTCCTTTCCGCTCGGCACGTTCATCGTCAACGTGCTGGGATGTCTGGCCTTCGGCTTTGTCTGGGGGGTGTGCGAAAACCGCATCTCCCTGCATCCCGATGTGCGCGTGGTGCTGCTGACCGGCTTCATGGGCGCGTTCACCACCTTTTCCACCTTCACCTTCGAAAGCCTGGGGCTCATGGAAACCGGGCAGTGGATGGCCTTTGCCCTGTACGCGGGCGGGCAACTGCTGCTGGGCCTTGCCATGGTGTGGCTGGGCCTGGGCACCGGACGGCTGGTCTAG